In Asanoa sp. WMMD1127, one genomic interval encodes:
- the pcaH gene encoding protocatechuate 3,4-dioxygenase subunit beta: MPDWKPLAPYRSHPEHEQPPLASAEYGSTRLRSPRQPLLVLPQGLTELTGPVLGHDRVGPLDHDLTRQHEGEPQGERIEVFGRVLDGDGRPVRDTLVEIWQTNAAGRYRHAVDRHPAPLDPNFTGVGRAMTDGEGRYRFVTIKPGAYPWRNHHNAWRPAHIHFSLFGVAFTQRLVTQMYFPNDPLFGQDPIFNSVRDPAARQRMVAAFDLDATTPEWSLAYRFDIVLRGRAATPMEDE, translated from the coding sequence TTGCCTGACTGGAAGCCACTCGCGCCGTACCGGAGCCATCCCGAGCACGAGCAACCCCCGCTCGCGTCGGCGGAGTACGGCTCGACCCGGCTGCGCAGCCCGCGCCAGCCGCTGCTCGTGCTGCCGCAGGGGCTCACCGAGCTGACCGGGCCCGTGCTCGGCCATGACCGCGTCGGCCCGCTCGACCACGACCTGACCCGCCAGCACGAGGGCGAGCCACAGGGCGAGCGGATCGAGGTGTTCGGCCGCGTGCTCGACGGTGACGGGCGGCCCGTGCGCGACACGCTCGTCGAGATCTGGCAGACCAACGCGGCCGGCCGCTACCGGCACGCCGTCGACCGCCACCCCGCGCCACTGGACCCCAACTTCACCGGGGTGGGGAGGGCGATGACCGACGGCGAGGGGCGCTACCGGTTCGTCACGATCAAGCCCGGCGCGTACCCGTGGCGCAACCACCACAACGCGTGGCGCCCCGCGCACATCCACTTCTCGCTGTTCGGCGTGGCGTTCACGCAGCGCCTGGTGACCCAGATGTACTTCCCGAACGACCCGCTGTTCGGCCAGGACCCCATCTTCAACTCGGTCCGGGATCCGGCCGCCCGGCAACGCATGGTGGCTGCCTTCGACCTCGACGCGACGACGCCCGAGTGGTCGCTGGCCTACCGTTTCGACATCGTGCTGCGCGGGCGCGCGGCGACGCCGATGGAGGACGAATGA
- a CDS encoding CoA-transferase translates to MSDWTADEIMTVTAARALAGRTSCFVGIGLPSTAANLARRTCSPDLSLIYESGTIGAKPSSLPLSIGDGELGETADAVVGVPEIFNYWLQPGRVDVGFLGAAQLDRHGNINTTVIGDYRNPTVRLPGAGGAPEIAASCRETIVIVRHRPRILVDRLAFVTSLGFGDGPGHRASLGLRGRGPTRVITDLGVLEPDPETCELTLTSIHPGVRVPDVIAATGWPLAVRADPAVTEPPTTAELTALRSLTRLKGGGVA, encoded by the coding sequence ATGAGCGACTGGACCGCCGACGAGATCATGACCGTCACCGCCGCCCGGGCGCTGGCCGGCCGCACGTCGTGCTTCGTCGGCATCGGCCTGCCCAGCACCGCGGCCAACCTCGCCCGCCGGACCTGCTCCCCCGACCTGTCGCTGATCTACGAGTCCGGGACGATCGGCGCCAAGCCGAGCTCGCTGCCACTGTCCATAGGCGACGGTGAGCTGGGTGAGACGGCCGACGCGGTGGTCGGCGTCCCCGAGATCTTCAACTACTGGCTGCAGCCCGGCCGGGTCGACGTCGGCTTCCTGGGCGCGGCGCAGCTCGACCGGCACGGCAACATCAACACGACCGTGATCGGCGACTACCGCAACCCGACCGTGCGGCTGCCGGGCGCGGGCGGCGCACCGGAGATCGCCGCGTCCTGCCGGGAGACCATCGTGATCGTCCGGCATCGGCCGCGCATCCTGGTCGACCGGCTCGCGTTCGTCACCTCGCTGGGCTTCGGCGACGGTCCCGGCCACCGGGCGTCGCTCGGTCTGCGCGGCCGTGGGCCGACCCGGGTGATCACCGACCTCGGCGTGCTCGAGCCCGACCCCGAGACCTGCGAGCTGACGCTGACCAGCATCCACCCGGGCGTACGCGTGCCGGACGTCATCGCCGCGACCGGCTGGCCGTTGGCGGTCCGTGCCGACCCGGCCGTCACGGAGCCACCCACCACCGCCGAGCTGACCGCGCTGCGGTCGCTCACGCGTCTGAAAGGAGGCGGCGTTGCCTGA